The proteins below are encoded in one region of Flavobacterium nackdongense:
- a CDS encoding TonB-dependent siderophore receptor encodes MKRLIPASLLLLICSATYSQNTPSMAESAEADKAIFESFDTIKNKKGEILKEVVVTQNKLPKPVTALRSGLKPMDVPQSIQVIGAEIIEQQQAIRLSEVVKNTNGVYVSSARGGATESFFSRGYDLSANNMFKNGFRYNSGSIPEVTGLEKVEFLKGGSALLFGNVAPGGILNLVTKTPSFKQGGEVTMQVGSYAYYKPTLDFYGPLNKFIAYRINGSYENSESFRDVVKNERIYFNPSLLLNATKKTQITLQGDYLKADWTPDFGTGSIGKEIADVPRNSYFGALWSTGQTISTSASALVNHDFNKKWKLNFNASYQTYNRESFGTERIQPNDEKNETVYGDTNRPLGKNKNLEQIAGNQLSLQGCFKTGTIKHQVFTGLDWENSFATAYTFTFAEKAISINNDGKYASNYYDKINLFSFDPTNQRNDIPKNITNTQIVYTNTNRFGVFAQDLISFTEKIKLLAGLRWSWQESQADTENLVKNTITEGAKRLDNAFSPKVGLVYQPAKDMSLFASYSNSFTPNTGTTVDLQPIKPSIIDQYEAGIKKDFWRGILSTNITVYQITNSNLAQTAEFRADGSVNTDTTIKTLSGETKSKGVEVDVTANPIEGLNIIAGYSYNDMRFTQTTGAKGSFIEGDRLVRTPAHTANLSFFYTIPSGPLKGVSIGSIGNYIGDRLGGWNNQYDPTKPNGIWDREIPLEGYTTIDASLGYTWHDISILCKVSNITNELNYTVHENYSINPIAPRQVMTSLRYKF; translated from the coding sequence ATGAAACGTTTAATACCCGCTAGTTTACTGTTACTAATTTGCAGTGCTACGTATTCCCAAAACACGCCATCGATGGCAGAATCTGCAGAGGCTGACAAGGCTATTTTCGAAAGCTTTGACACCATAAAAAACAAAAAAGGGGAGATTTTGAAAGAAGTAGTTGTAACTCAAAACAAACTCCCAAAACCTGTTACTGCATTACGTTCTGGATTAAAACCAATGGATGTTCCGCAAAGTATTCAAGTAATTGGTGCCGAGATCATCGAACAACAACAAGCCATTCGATTGAGTGAAGTTGTAAAAAACACCAACGGAGTTTATGTAAGTTCGGCACGAGGTGGAGCGACTGAATCTTTTTTTTCAAGAGGGTATGATCTTTCTGCCAATAATATGTTTAAAAATGGTTTCCGCTATAATTCTGGATCCATTCCCGAAGTTACTGGACTAGAAAAAGTGGAATTTCTAAAAGGAGGATCCGCTTTATTATTTGGTAATGTGGCGCCCGGAGGTATTCTAAATTTAGTAACTAAAACACCATCTTTCAAACAAGGAGGTGAAGTAACAATGCAAGTGGGAAGTTATGCTTATTATAAACCAACCCTAGATTTTTATGGCCCTTTGAATAAATTCATCGCCTATAGAATCAATGGATCATACGAAAATTCAGAAAGCTTTAGAGATGTTGTCAAAAACGAACGCATCTATTTTAATCCTTCATTGCTATTGAATGCCACAAAAAAGACACAAATAACCCTGCAAGGAGATTATTTAAAAGCCGATTGGACACCTGATTTTGGTACTGGTTCCATTGGTAAAGAAATTGCAGATGTCCCAAGAAACAGCTATTTTGGTGCCCTTTGGTCTACCGGACAAACAATTTCCACCAGTGCATCGGCCTTAGTCAATCACGACTTCAACAAAAAATGGAAGTTAAACTTCAATGCTTCTTATCAGACTTATAATCGAGAATCTTTCGGCACAGAACGCATTCAACCCAATGACGAAAAAAACGAAACCGTTTATGGGGACACGAATAGACCTTTAGGGAAAAATAAAAATTTAGAGCAAATTGCAGGCAATCAATTGAGCTTACAAGGCTGTTTTAAAACAGGAACTATCAAACATCAAGTATTTACAGGACTAGACTGGGAAAATTCATTCGCAACAGCTTACACCTTTACTTTTGCAGAAAAAGCCATTTCAATAAATAATGATGGAAAATATGCAAGCAATTATTATGATAAAATAAACCTCTTTTCTTTTGATCCTACAAATCAAAGAAATGATATCCCAAAAAACATAACAAACACCCAAATTGTTTATACCAACACAAATCGTTTTGGAGTTTTTGCACAAGATTTAATCTCATTCACAGAGAAAATAAAACTTTTAGCCGGACTACGTTGGTCTTGGCAAGAATCACAGGCCGACACTGAAAATTTAGTAAAAAACACGATCACTGAAGGGGCAAAACGATTGGATAATGCATTTTCACCCAAAGTTGGACTGGTGTATCAGCCTGCAAAAGATATGTCGTTATTTGCTAGTTATTCGAATTCATTTACGCCAAACACGGGAACTACAGTGGACTTACAACCCATCAAACCTTCGATTATTGACCAATACGAAGCGGGAATCAAAAAAGATTTTTGGAGAGGAATATTGAGTACTAATATCACCGTGTATCAAATTACCAACAGCAATTTAGCTCAAACAGCTGAATTCAGAGCGGATGGTTCGGTCAACACCGATACAACGATTAAAACATTGAGCGGTGAAACCAAAAGTAAAGGAGTCGAAGTAGATGTAACCGCCAATCCTATCGAGGGCCTAAATATTATTGCAGGATATAGCTATAACGATATGCGATTTACCCAAACCACAGGAGCGAAAGGAAGTTTTATTGAAGGAGACCGCTTGGTAAGAACCCCAGCGCATACCGCCAACTTGAGCTTTTTCTATACCATCCCTTCCGGTCCATTGAAAGGCGTATCGATCGGGTCGATCGGGAATTATATAGGAGACCGATTAGGGGGCTGGAACAACCAATACGATCCAACTAAACCCAATGGCATTTGGGATCGCGAAATTCCTTTGGAAGGTTATACTACAATAGACGCCTCTCTTGGGTACACTTGGCACGACATTTCTATACTTTGCAAAGTATCTAATATTACTAATGAACTGAACTATACGGTACACGAAAATTACAGCATAAATCCTATTGCACCTCGTCAGGTAATGACTAGTTTACGATACAAATTTTAA
- a CDS encoding FAD:protein FMN transferase: MSAKQLFLLLILCYFSSHSQVLRKRTTLLMGGRFDISIVAKDSLSAEQNIAVVIAEISRIENLISDWKPSSQISEVNQNAGIRPVKVDREVFVLTQRAIRFSEITNGAFDISFAAMDKIWKFDGSMTEMPSAEAITKSVEKVGYKNIVLDSLQSTIFLKLKGMKIGFGALGEGYATDKCRAMMMDKGIQAGIINGSGDMSTWGEQPDGKPWKIGITNPFDTEKIVAVVPINKGAVTTSGSYEKFVVFDGKRYSHIINPATGMPATGLCSVTVIGPNAETANGLSTSIMVLGKTAGLLLLDQFVDYSCILITDDGKTVKSKNFRNKKFKTKL; this comes from the coding sequence ATGTCAGCGAAACAACTGTTCCTTCTTTTAATCCTTTGCTACTTCAGCAGTCATAGCCAAGTCTTGCGCAAAAGAACTACTTTATTGATGGGCGGTCGTTTCGACATTAGTATCGTAGCCAAAGATTCACTTTCTGCTGAACAGAATATAGCTGTGGTCATTGCCGAAATTAGTCGAATCGAAAACTTAATTTCCGACTGGAAACCCAGTTCACAAATATCGGAAGTGAACCAAAATGCAGGCATTCGTCCTGTGAAAGTGGATCGGGAAGTTTTTGTATTAACACAAAGAGCCATTCGTTTTTCTGAAATTACCAATGGTGCTTTTGACATCAGCTTTGCTGCAATGGACAAAATCTGGAAATTCGACGGCTCGATGACCGAAATGCCTTCGGCGGAAGCCATTACAAAATCAGTAGAAAAAGTGGGGTATAAAAACATTGTTTTGGACAGCCTGCAATCGACCATTTTCCTAAAATTAAAAGGAATGAAAATTGGGTTCGGTGCATTAGGCGAAGGTTATGCCACCGACAAATGCCGAGCAATGATGATGGACAAAGGCATCCAAGCCGGAATTATAAACGGTTCGGGCGATATGAGCACTTGGGGCGAACAACCCGATGGAAAACCTTGGAAGATTGGCATCACCAATCCATTTGATACCGAAAAAATCGTTGCCGTTGTTCCTATAAATAAAGGAGCTGTAACCACTTCCGGAAGCTATGAAAAATTCGTGGTTTTCGATGGCAAACGCTATTCGCACATTATCAATCCGGCAACAGGTATGCCAGCAACTGGACTTTGTAGCGTTACGGTTATTGGTCCCAATGCTGAAACTGCAAACGGTTTGAGTACGTCTATAATGGTTTTAGGAAAAACGGCAGGATTGCTTTTACTCGATCAATTCGTTGATTATAGTTGCATTCTGATTACCGATGATGGGAAAACCGTGAAATCGAAAAACTTTCGAAACAAAAAATTTAAGACCAAACTTTAG
- a CDS encoding PepSY domain-containing protein translates to MTLSFWRYAHLTLALFSAVFLILASVTGVILAVDAIQEKMPSYRVENFDSITLEKTLPILRKTYPEITELSIDHNQFVRLQGIDQEDNDINAYIDPRTGKVLGEPIKKSEFIQWTTALHRSLFLKETGRFMVGFISFLLALISISGFALVLQRQRSIRSLFAKIVKENFAQYYHIFLGRVSLIPILIIALSGTYLTLEKFNFFLEKTEVVEKTTISKKEEVSFFKNTLLADVQKIEFPFSDDAEDYYIIKLKDREIEVNQISGAVISEAPTAMTAQLSDLSLDLHTGRTSILWAINLVIASLNSLFFIYSGFAMTLKRRASRIKNKYKAEESQFILLVGSENGSSLRFANAIHKQLLAQGQKVFFAELNKYSVYPKAEHLIIFTSTHGLGDSPSNATEFVSLLNQTQQKQKIKVSVVGFGSKSYPDFCGFAYEIDAELAKQNWAERLVEIHTINDKSAQEFVDWAKIWSAKTGIPLSTTPSVYNHIPKGLTKLVVLKKTAVSDTEQTFLLTLRAGLNAKCSSGDLLAIYPANDNRERLYSIGNYSGNIQLVVKLHPHGLGSGYLNSLKVGAIIKAQIIKNPAFHFPKKASKVALISNGTGIAPFLGMLEQNKKKTETHLYCGFRNETERVVGYKKFANEMIEKQQLQCFHLALSREANPIHVMDLIQRDADFFEDLLKQGGVVMICGSLAMQKDVESVLEQLCLGRTTFTISDYKANGQILTDCY, encoded by the coding sequence ATGACTCTCTCTTTTTGGCGGTACGCTCATTTGACTTTGGCCCTTTTTTCTGCTGTATTTTTGATATTGGCATCTGTAACGGGCGTCATTCTAGCCGTCGATGCCATTCAGGAAAAAATGCCTTCCTATCGAGTAGAAAATTTCGACTCCATCACACTTGAAAAAACCCTGCCAATACTTCGTAAAACCTATCCAGAAATAACTGAATTGAGCATCGATCACAACCAATTTGTACGCTTGCAAGGGATAGATCAAGAAGACAATGATATCAATGCCTACATCGACCCAAGAACAGGGAAAGTATTGGGAGAACCCATCAAAAAAAGCGAGTTTATACAATGGACTACCGCACTGCATCGCTCCTTATTCCTCAAAGAAACGGGACGTTTTATGGTGGGTTTTATTTCCTTTTTGTTGGCACTGATTTCCATTTCTGGTTTTGCGCTAGTACTGCAAAGACAACGAAGCATTCGCAGTTTGTTTGCAAAAATTGTAAAAGAAAATTTCGCACAATATTACCATATTTTCTTGGGTAGAGTATCACTGATTCCGATTCTAATTATTGCTCTTTCGGGAACTTATTTGACTTTGGAAAAATTCAATTTTTTCCTCGAAAAAACCGAAGTTGTGGAAAAAACCACAATTTCAAAAAAAGAAGAAGTATCCTTTTTTAAAAACACCCTTTTGGCAGATGTCCAGAAAATTGAATTTCCTTTTTCGGATGATGCCGAAGATTATTACATCATCAAACTGAAAGACCGAGAAATTGAAGTCAACCAAATTAGCGGTGCTGTAATTAGTGAAGCTCCAACTGCAATGACTGCGCAATTATCGGATTTGAGTTTGGATTTGCACACCGGTCGAACCAGTATTTTATGGGCGATCAATTTAGTAATAGCGAGTTTAAATAGTCTGTTTTTTATCTATTCGGGCTTTGCAATGACCTTGAAACGAAGAGCGAGTCGCATCAAAAACAAGTACAAAGCCGAGGAAAGCCAATTCATCTTATTGGTTGGTTCCGAAAATGGAAGTTCCTTGCGATTTGCGAATGCGATTCACAAACAATTATTGGCTCAGGGCCAAAAAGTTTTCTTTGCAGAATTGAATAAATATTCGGTTTACCCAAAAGCGGAACACCTCATCATTTTCACTTCCACCCACGGATTGGGAGATTCTCCATCAAATGCCACCGAATTTGTTTCGCTGCTCAATCAAACCCAACAAAAGCAAAAAATCAAAGTTTCGGTCGTTGGTTTTGGTTCAAAATCCTACCCAGATTTTTGTGGTTTTGCTTATGAAATTGATGCTGAACTAGCCAAACAAAATTGGGCAGAACGTTTAGTGGAAATACATACCATCAATGACAAATCGGCGCAGGAATTTGTAGATTGGGCAAAAATATGGAGCGCCAAAACGGGCATTCCGCTTTCCACAACTCCATCGGTTTACAATCACATTCCAAAAGGGCTGACAAAATTGGTGGTTTTGAAGAAAACTGCCGTTTCCGATACGGAACAGACCTTTTTGCTAACACTTCGGGCTGGGCTGAATGCCAAATGTAGTTCGGGTGATTTATTGGCCATTTATCCCGCAAACGACAATCGCGAACGCCTCTACTCCATCGGAAATTATTCTGGCAACATTCAACTTGTTGTAAAATTGCATCCTCACGGATTGGGTTCCGGCTATTTGAATTCACTTAAAGTTGGTGCGATAATCAAGGCACAAATCATAAAAAATCCAGCTTTTCATTTTCCGAAAAAGGCATCGAAAGTAGCGCTAATTTCAAATGGAACTGGAATTGCACCCTTTCTTGGAATGTTGGAACAAAATAAGAAAAAAACGGAAACACATTTGTATTGTGGCTTTCGAAATGAAACCGAAAGGGTTGTTGGCTATAAAAAATTTGCCAACGAAATGATAGAAAAGCAACAACTGCAATGTTTTCATTTGGCTTTGTCCCGTGAGGCAAACCCAATTCACGTAATGGATTTGATCCAACGAGATGCCGATTTTTTTGAAGATTTACTAAAACAAGGTGGCGTTGTGATGATTTGCGGTTCATTGGCAATGCAAAAGGACGTGGAATCTGTACTGGAGCAACTGTGCCTTGGCAGAACAACTTTCACTATTTCAGATTACAAAGCCAACGGGCAAATATTGACGGATTGTTATTAA
- a CDS encoding DUF2271 domain-containing protein: protein MNSIFKIALTTSIICLLSFQAKAQSSKYKCMLQMSNYVGEGAYVAVSLLNAKGEYEKTLYVMGEDKKWYKTIKEWHKFQSKKQENISAKTGASVTGGDRSITTIEIEDAKINKGYKLRFESSVEDQKYYANDIEIPLTTEGLAAKTEGKGYIRYVRLNKI from the coding sequence ATGAATTCAATATTTAAAATAGCGCTAACAACATCAATAATCTGCTTACTATCTTTTCAAGCCAAGGCGCAAAGCAGTAAATACAAATGTATGCTCCAAATGTCGAACTATGTTGGCGAAGGCGCCTATGTGGCCGTTTCGCTGCTTAATGCAAAAGGCGAATACGAAAAAACCCTTTACGTGATGGGCGAAGACAAAAAATGGTACAAAACCATCAAAGAATGGCACAAATTTCAATCTAAAAAGCAAGAAAATATCAGTGCCAAGACAGGAGCCTCGGTTACTGGCGGAGACCGCAGCATCACCACCATTGAAATTGAAGATGCCAAAATCAACAAAGGATATAAATTGCGTTTTGAATCCTCGGTCGAAGATCAAAAATATTATGCAAATGATATCGAAATCCCCTTGACAACAGAGGGTCTTGCGGCAAAAACCGAAGGTAAAGGCTATATTCGTTACGTAAGATTGAATAAAATCTAA
- a CDS encoding ankyrin repeat domain-containing protein, producing MKKNISIYFALVATLLASAQQKNSLLEQSFWKTSPDVTAVQAEIAKGNNPSASTANAFDAVVMAINSDAPAATIKFLIEQPGNEVSKSTHDNRIYLHWASNKGNVEIVEYLIAKGSDLNLEDSKGETPLTFAAVGGQNNTALYEAFFKAGIDPKKKYRDGQTLLLMAIPFDKTLTLSSYFVSKGMSLKEVDTDGNTALNYAAKSGNISLLKSLLDKGVKFTDQALLFAAQGSRRESTSLETYQYLVEDLKIKPTATSKSGETVLHLLASKPKQTEIINYFLAKDVAVNKVDNEGNTVLMVAASARDNEALELLLPIVKNVNIQNNKGESALTMAIKSGTPEAASVLLNKGADPKVLDKEGNNLGYYLVQSYRPQTGGMGGRNPESSNAPKQDPFAAKTILLQDKGFNLTAPQKDGNTLYHFAVIKNDMTLLTKLADLNIDINAKNKDGLTALHKAAMISKDDLILKYLISIGAKKEIKTDFDESPYALAKENETLTKKKTDLEFLK from the coding sequence ATGAAAAAAAATATTTCAATCTACTTTGCTTTAGTCGCGACTCTATTGGCCAGTGCACAGCAAAAAAACAGTCTTTTGGAACAGTCTTTTTGGAAAACTTCTCCAGATGTAACGGCTGTTCAAGCTGAAATAGCAAAAGGCAACAATCCATCCGCATCGACCGCCAATGCCTTTGATGCTGTAGTGATGGCGATCAACAGCGATGCGCCTGCAGCCACCATAAAATTCTTGATCGAACAACCCGGCAATGAAGTTTCAAAATCGACACACGACAACCGAATATATTTACACTGGGCTTCCAATAAAGGAAATGTGGAAATCGTGGAATACTTGATTGCCAAAGGTTCCGATCTTAATTTAGAAGACAGCAAAGGCGAAACACCATTGACATTTGCAGCCGTTGGCGGTCAAAATAATACAGCACTTTACGAGGCTTTCTTCAAAGCGGGAATCGATCCCAAAAAAAAATACCGAGACGGCCAAACTCTTTTGCTTATGGCAATTCCTTTCGACAAAACATTGACACTTTCGAGCTATTTCGTTTCCAAGGGAATGTCGCTAAAAGAGGTTGATACTGATGGAAATACAGCCTTAAATTATGCTGCCAAATCAGGTAACATTTCACTTTTGAAATCATTATTGGATAAAGGAGTAAAATTTACAGACCAAGCACTCCTATTTGCAGCTCAAGGTTCTCGAAGAGAGTCAACCAGCCTTGAAACGTACCAATACTTGGTAGAAGATTTAAAAATCAAACCAACCGCCACGAGCAAATCGGGTGAAACTGTCCTTCATTTGCTGGCAAGCAAGCCCAAGCAAACCGAAATCATTAATTACTTTTTGGCGAAAGATGTAGCAGTAAACAAAGTCGATAATGAGGGAAATACAGTTTTGATGGTTGCCGCTTCGGCTCGAGATAATGAGGCCTTAGAACTGCTGTTGCCCATCGTCAAAAACGTCAATATTCAAAACAACAAAGGAGAATCGGCATTGACAATGGCTATCAAATCAGGAACTCCAGAAGCGGCAAGCGTTCTTTTGAACAAAGGTGCCGATCCGAAGGTTTTGGATAAAGAAGGAAACAATTTAGGTTATTATTTGGTACAATCTTATCGTCCGCAGACGGGCGGAATGGGTGGTCGAAATCCAGAATCGTCTAATGCGCCAAAACAAGATCCTTTTGCTGCAAAAACAATATTGCTTCAAGACAAAGGCTTCAATTTAACAGCGCCACAAAAGGACGGCAATACTTTATATCATTTTGCTGTAATCAAAAATGATATGACTTTATTGACCAAATTAGCGGATTTAAACATCGATATCAATGCCAAAAATAAAGACGGATTGACCGCTTTGCACAAAGCCGCGATGATTTCTAAAGATGATCTTATCTTGAAATACCTTATTTCCATCGGTGCCAAAAAAGAAATCAAAACCGATTTTGACGAAAGTCCTTATGCCCTGGCAAAAGAGAATGAAACTTTAACCAAAAAGAAAACCGATTTAGAATTTTTAAAATAA
- a CDS encoding DUF6265 family protein yields the protein MKNVILALLVILTFASCQKSKEVSKIVGNDWLLGKWENKSDNGNLLETWKKLNDSVFIGESYYIREKDTLHSEKMELQQKGENLIYISTIKGQNNDQAITFKRNIEIEKQLVFENPKQDYPRKIVYKPIAKDRLFIEVSGIQQDKPSSVRYSMKKTE from the coding sequence ATGAAAAATGTAATACTTGCTCTCCTTGTAATCTTAACGTTCGCTTCTTGCCAAAAATCAAAGGAAGTTTCTAAAATTGTAGGCAACGATTGGTTGTTAGGAAAATGGGAAAACAAATCGGACAATGGCAATTTATTAGAAACTTGGAAAAAACTAAACGACAGCGTCTTCATTGGCGAAAGCTACTATATAAGAGAGAAAGACACCTTGCATTCCGAAAAAATGGAGTTGCAACAAAAAGGCGAAAACCTTATTTACATTTCGACGATAAAAGGTCAAAACAATGACCAAGCTATAACTTTCAAACGCAATATCGAAATCGAAAAGCAATTGGTTTTTGAGAATCCGAAACAGGATTATCCACGAAAAATTGTTTACAAACCCATTGCCAAAGACCGACTATTCATTGAGGTTTCCGGAATTCAACAAGACAAACCAAGTTCCGTTCGTTATTCGATGAAGAAAACGGAATAA
- a CDS encoding type IA DNA topoisomerase, with protein sequence MKVCIAEKPSVAREIASVLGANTKHDGYFEGNGYQVTYTFGHLCTLKEPNDYKPHWKSWDLNNLPMLPEKFETKVVDNSGVQKQFKIIKSLFDKADLVINCGDAGQEGELIQRWVMNEAQYKGEVKRLWISSLTTEAIKEGFQNLKPAANYDNLFYAGFSRAIGDWLLGMNATRLYTVKHGGYKQVLSIGRVQTPTLAMVVDRFKEIENFKPQPYWELQTLYRETLFSYEEGRFLNKEDGEVLANKVKESEFEIVSIDKKNGNEFAPKLFDLTGLQVYCNTKFGFTADETLKIVQTLYEQKVVTYPRVDTTFLPNDIYPKVPGILKNLTNYAGLTQPLLEKKIKKSPKVFNDKKVTDHHAIIPTGVQSNLQYNQQQVYDIITRRFIAVFYDDCLVANTTVMGKAAEVLFKTTGKEILKKGFRVVFEDPNAKEKEADVLPSFVVGEKGPHQPSFLEKETKPPNQFTEATLLRAMETAGKQIDDEDLRELMKENGIGRPSTRANIIETLFRRQYIVRNKKQVLPTPTGIQLIDTIQNELVKSAELTGSWEKQLKDIEKGTFTAGAFIKNMKLMVEELVYEVRRETRGANISHAGSVQKQEDVVEKNKAAGILAEVCPKCKKATLIKGKSAYGCGDYKAGCRFVLPYTFADKKISENQYLRLLQKGSTVNLKDFKTEAGTVEGLLRFDENFELQLEAKKTAVKPKPDTLACPKCKKGTILKGNTAYRCSDYKLGCDFKVPFDVVRAKLKDQKATKELVYAILKDGI encoded by the coding sequence ATGAAGGTCTGTATTGCCGAAAAACCAAGTGTCGCCCGCGAAATCGCATCCGTTTTGGGTGCCAATACCAAGCACGATGGCTATTTTGAAGGCAATGGCTATCAGGTAACTTACACTTTTGGGCATTTGTGCACCTTGAAAGAACCCAACGATTACAAACCCCATTGGAAAAGTTGGGACCTCAACAACCTACCGATGCTTCCTGAGAAATTCGAAACCAAGGTGGTCGATAATTCGGGTGTTCAGAAGCAGTTCAAAATCATAAAAAGCTTGTTCGACAAAGCCGATTTGGTCATCAACTGCGGGGATGCGGGGCAAGAAGGAGAACTCATTCAGCGCTGGGTGATGAACGAGGCCCAATACAAAGGCGAAGTTAAACGCTTGTGGATTTCGTCCCTAACCACCGAAGCTATCAAGGAAGGTTTTCAGAATTTGAAACCGGCTGCCAACTACGATAATTTATTCTACGCTGGATTTTCTAGAGCCATTGGCGACTGGTTATTGGGTATGAATGCCACCCGATTGTACACCGTAAAACACGGCGGATACAAACAAGTTTTGTCTATCGGACGCGTGCAAACACCAACATTGGCAATGGTTGTGGATCGCTTTAAAGAAATCGAAAACTTCAAACCGCAACCCTATTGGGAATTGCAAACCTTGTATCGAGAAACGCTTTTCAGCTATGAAGAAGGACGCTTTTTGAATAAGGAAGACGGCGAAGTTTTGGCCAACAAAGTCAAGGAAAGTGAATTCGAAATTGTTTCGATTGACAAAAAGAACGGCAATGAGTTTGCTCCAAAACTCTTCGATTTAACGGGTTTGCAAGTCTATTGCAATACCAAATTTGGTTTTACAGCAGATGAAACCTTAAAGATTGTCCAAACTTTGTACGAACAAAAAGTAGTGACGTATCCTAGAGTGGACACTACTTTCTTACCGAATGATATTTATCCAAAAGTGCCAGGAATTCTGAAAAACTTGACGAATTATGCTGGGTTGACGCAACCGCTTTTGGAAAAAAAGATAAAAAAATCACCTAAGGTTTTCAACGATAAAAAAGTAACCGATCACCACGCGATTATTCCAACAGGCGTTCAAAGCAATTTGCAATACAATCAGCAGCAAGTCTATGATATTATTACACGCCGTTTTATTGCCGTGTTTTATGACGATTGTTTGGTTGCCAATACAACCGTAATGGGGAAAGCTGCCGAAGTCCTATTCAAAACCACCGGCAAAGAAATCTTAAAAAAAGGCTTTCGCGTTGTTTTTGAAGACCCGAATGCCAAAGAAAAAGAAGCTGATGTTTTGCCGAGTTTTGTAGTTGGCGAAAAAGGCCCACACCAGCCTTCATTCTTGGAAAAAGAAACCAAACCGCCCAATCAGTTTACGGAAGCAACGTTGCTACGCGCTATGGAAACCGCAGGAAAACAAATCGATGACGAGGACCTCCGTGAATTGATGAAAGAAAACGGAATTGGACGACCATCAACTCGGGCGAATATTATTGAAACGCTTTTTAGACGCCAATATATTGTTCGAAACAAAAAACAGGTTTTGCCCACACCAACAGGAATTCAGTTGATTGATACGATTCAGAATGAATTAGTGAAATCGGCAGAATTGACGGGTTCTTGGGAAAAGCAGTTAAAAGATATTGAAAAAGGAACGTTTACCGCAGGTGCTTTCATCAAGAATATGAAACTGATGGTCGAGGAGTTGGTCTATGAAGTGCGAAGAGAAACAAGAGGTGCCAATATTTCGCACGCAGGAAGTGTTCAAAAACAAGAGGACGTAGTCGAGAAAAATAAAGCAGCAGGAATTCTGGCCGAAGTCTGTCCGAAATGTAAAAAAGCAACGCTTATCAAAGGAAAATCGGCTTACGGCTGCGGCGATTACAAAGCCGGTTGTCGATTTGTATTACCCTACACTTTTGCCGACAAAAAAATATCCGAGAACCAATACTTGCGCTTACTCCAAAAAGGCTCGACCGTAAACTTAAAAGACTTCAAAACCGAAGCTGGAACTGTGGAAGGTTTGCTTCGGTTTGACGAAAATTTCGAACTCCAACTGGAAGCGAAAAAAACAGCCGTGAAACCAAAGCCAGATACATTGGCTTGCCCAAAATGCAAGAAAGGAACAATCCTCAAAGGAAACACCGCTTATCGTTGCAGCGACTACAAATTGGGTTGCGATTTTAAAGTCCCGTTTGATGTGGTTCGCGCTAAACTAAAAGATCAAAAAGCAACGAAAGAATTGGTTTATGCTATTTTGAAGGACGGTATTTAA